One genomic region from Streptomyces sp. NBC_01304 encodes:
- a CDS encoding RNA polymerase sigma factor, with product MVGGEARSESFAVDSGPGQQLLDYYEPFMNYMPRSLRRRTGRTLSLHACQDIAQEAFLSVARRLQAGELDDDVNVRAYLATAAWNLARDRLRTHRRLDLVGNDLQAILPEQRDDDSPVHSVDVLEDLVWPAIEAMPPSQRRQVVDLQSRGMTDLEIATVLGMRADQIHRDRHKAVVALRQALAKFIRDQHRSKNRCVKKDGGRV from the coding sequence GTGGTAGGCGGTGAGGCGCGTTCAGAGAGCTTCGCCGTGGACAGCGGCCCGGGGCAGCAACTGCTCGACTATTACGAGCCGTTCATGAACTACATGCCCCGGTCGTTGCGAAGGAGGACAGGCAGAACGCTGTCGCTCCACGCCTGCCAGGACATAGCGCAGGAAGCCTTCCTCAGCGTGGCACGACGTCTCCAAGCCGGTGAGCTGGACGACGATGTCAACGTTCGGGCGTATCTGGCAACAGCCGCATGGAACCTCGCCCGGGACCGTCTGCGTACGCATCGACGGCTGGACTTGGTCGGAAATGATCTGCAGGCGATCCTGCCGGAACAACGCGACGACGACTCACCGGTGCACAGCGTCGACGTCCTGGAGGACCTGGTGTGGCCGGCGATCGAGGCGATGCCACCCAGCCAACGCCGACAGGTGGTGGACCTGCAGAGCCGCGGGATGACCGACCTCGAGATCGCCACTGTCCTCGGGATGCGCGCCGACCAGATCCATCGGGACCGGCACAAGGCGGTGGTCGCTCTCCGGCAGGCGCTGGCGAAGTTCATCAGAGACCAGCACCGGAGCAAGAACCGATGCGTGAAGAAGGACGGGGGACGGGTGTGA
- a CDS encoding VOC family protein, whose protein sequence is MAIQRMDNVGIVVEDMEAAIAFFVELGMELEGRAEVKGLVADQCTGLDGVHCDIAMLRTPDGHSRLELSKYRTPAAISTEPRNKPHNILGTHRVMFAVDGLEDTVARLRPHGAEVIGEIARFEDSYLLCYVRGPEGIIVGLAEQLS, encoded by the coding sequence ATGGCGATTCAGCGGATGGACAACGTCGGCATCGTCGTCGAGGACATGGAGGCCGCCATCGCGTTCTTCGTGGAACTCGGTATGGAGCTGGAGGGCAGGGCGGAGGTCAAGGGCCTCGTCGCCGACCAGTGCACCGGGCTCGACGGCGTCCACTGCGACATCGCGATGCTCCGCACCCCGGACGGACACAGCCGGCTCGAACTGTCGAAGTACCGCACCCCCGCGGCAATCAGCACCGAGCCGCGCAACAAGCCGCACAACATCCTGGGCACGCACCGCGTCATGTTCGCCGTCGACGGCCTCGAAGACACCGTCGCCCGCCTGCGCCCGCACGGCGCCGAAGTCATCGGCGAGATCGCCCGGTTCGAGGACAGCTATCTGCTCTGCTACGTCCGCGGCCCGGAGGGCATCATCGTCGGGCTGGCCGAGCAACTGAGCTGA
- a CDS encoding dynamin family protein — MVTLDVRPQLLDALSALRDRVAAARFPLPLVGAPRARANRDELLAQLDDYLVPRLRQPEAPLLVVIGGSTGAGKSTLVNSLVGRQVSEAGVLRPTTRTPVLVCNPDDHHWFAGHRVLPDLTREWVPQEEAQEGGGGRRRDKPVKGAERVLRIETAATLPRGLALLDAPDIDSLLADNRVLAAELICAADVWVMVTTAARYADAVPWHLLRTAKEYNATLVTVLDRVPHQVVADVSRQYGALLAKAGLGEVPRFTIPELPESAGGGGLLPATAVAPLRAWLNHRVQDPAARVHAMSRTATGIIDSLKGRMSELAGAVAAQHAASLRLTAAVEEAYESEHARVRGRLQAGAVLAGGALSHWRSYPLDCTSGELLDAVVESLGALLLCSVCAADQRVDESWRREPAAGAPGLAERESDAEGAEHRIGLAVRRWRRVLEEYAEEQVRGMEDPPDAEAVAALLATALLGGRRARSAGELLAERIGAHGALKLRDRGGRLLTSYVEKVLRAERDRRLAPLDALDVHPEPQAELIAALSVLQKER, encoded by the coding sequence GTGGTGACCTTGGACGTACGGCCTCAGCTGCTCGACGCACTCTCCGCCCTGCGCGACCGTGTCGCCGCCGCGCGCTTTCCGCTTCCCTTGGTGGGCGCACCGCGTGCGCGGGCCAACCGGGACGAGCTGCTCGCGCAGCTCGACGACTATTTGGTGCCCCGGCTGCGGCAGCCCGAAGCGCCGCTCCTCGTGGTGATCGGGGGGTCGACCGGGGCGGGCAAGTCGACGCTGGTCAACTCGCTGGTGGGGCGGCAGGTCAGTGAGGCGGGGGTGCTGCGGCCGACGACGCGCACGCCGGTGCTCGTGTGCAACCCGGATGATCATCATTGGTTCGCGGGGCATCGGGTGCTGCCCGATCTCACCCGGGAATGGGTGCCTCAGGAGGAGGCGCAGGAGGGCGGCGGGGGACGCCGGCGGGACAAACCGGTCAAGGGTGCGGAGCGGGTGCTGCGGATCGAGACCGCGGCCACGCTGCCGCGCGGACTGGCCCTCCTGGACGCGCCCGACATCGATTCGCTGCTCGCCGACAACCGCGTACTGGCGGCGGAGTTGATCTGTGCTGCCGATGTGTGGGTGATGGTGACGACCGCTGCGAGATACGCCGACGCGGTTCCGTGGCATCTGCTGCGGACCGCCAAGGAGTACAACGCGACGCTCGTGACCGTCCTCGACCGTGTGCCGCACCAGGTCGTGGCCGATGTGTCGCGGCAGTACGGGGCGCTGCTCGCCAAGGCGGGGCTCGGCGAGGTGCCGCGCTTCACCATTCCCGAGCTGCCCGAATCGGCAGGGGGAGGTGGGCTGCTGCCCGCCACCGCCGTCGCACCGCTGCGCGCCTGGCTCAATCACCGGGTGCAGGATCCCGCCGCGCGCGTGCACGCGATGAGCCGTACGGCCACCGGAATCATCGACTCGCTGAAGGGTCGGATGTCCGAGCTCGCGGGTGCCGTCGCCGCTCAGCACGCGGCCTCGCTGCGGCTGACCGCCGCCGTCGAGGAAGCGTACGAAAGCGAGCACGCGCGCGTACGCGGCCGTCTTCAGGCCGGCGCCGTGCTGGCCGGTGGTGCGCTCAGCCACTGGCGGAGCTATCCGCTGGACTGCACCTCGGGGGAGCTGCTCGACGCGGTCGTGGAGAGCCTCGGCGCGCTGCTGCTGTGCTCCGTCTGCGCGGCCGACCAGCGCGTCGACGAATCCTGGCGGCGCGAACCCGCGGCGGGCGCGCCGGGCCTCGCCGAGCGGGAGTCCGACGCGGAGGGCGCCGAGCACCGGATCGGCCTTGCCGTACGCAGGTGGCGCCGCGTGCTCGAGGAGTACGCGGAGGAACAGGTACGGGGCATGGAGGACCCGCCGGACGCCGAGGCGGTGGCCGCGCTGCTTGCCACGGCCCTGCTCGGCGGGCGGCGGGCACGTTCGGCCGGGGAGCTGCTCGCCGAACGGATCGGCGCCCACGGGGCGTTGAAGCTCCGCGACCGCGGGGGGCGACTGCTCACCTCGTACGTCGAAAAGGTCCTGCGGGCCGAACGCGACCGCAGGCTCGCACCGCTCGACGCCCTCGACGTCCATCCGGAACCGCAGGCCGAACTCATCGCCGCGCTGTCCGTACTGCAGAAGGAGAGGTGA
- a CDS encoding YfjP family GTPase, with the protein MTAVTDHAGGQEPTEHASTVDEEGKENARVVDDELHARVPGEEDGQSEAADVDRAEAGRSWDDGLIARRVSDADEQGAAVREPAARETQAKDSAGPDVGAYARVGVENAGVDAVAAYENVDGPAGTDEYARVEAYRPHNSRPQQATTTYEPPLRARLDALRELVGLSRTRLDGGTLAEAGRVLDQAAARRGLSDRHTVVALAGATGSGKSTLFNALAGVAISDTGVRRPTTAAPLACSWSDGAAPLLDRLGIPGRLRRRPLQGPERNEQLQGLVLIDLPDHDSAAVEHREHVDRMLTLVDAVIWVVDPEKYADAVLHERYLRPMAGHAEVTFVVLNQTDRLPGDAADLVLDDLRRLLDEDGIALGEHGEPGATVRALSALTGEGVGELREALGQFVAERGAAARRISADLDAAAAHLRTVYAAGQRVGLSERAREEFADRLAEAVGATAAGQAAERAWLRGAGKACGTPWLRLWRWYEAQRSPGVARAATSSPLDEEATARQRVEQAVRTVGREAAAGLPVPWAQAVRDAAARGGEGLPEALDELAVTVGAPVRRPPRPGWWPAAVLAQAVMTLLQVVGGIWLLGQVIGVFEPNLGTPVLLMIAGIVGGPCVEWACRMAARGPARRYGLEAERRLRDAAGGCGRARVLDPVAAELLRYREVREQYVKVTGLAGSVGGAGVMGSARVTALSTTGR; encoded by the coding sequence GTGACTGCCGTCACTGACCACGCCGGCGGGCAGGAGCCCACCGAGCACGCGAGCACAGTCGACGAGGAGGGCAAGGAGAACGCGCGCGTAGTCGACGATGAGCTCCACGCGCGCGTGCCGGGAGAGGAGGACGGCCAGAGTGAGGCCGCGGACGTCGACCGCGCGGAGGCCGGGCGCAGCTGGGACGACGGGCTCATCGCCCGGCGGGTGAGCGACGCCGATGAACAAGGCGCGGCGGTACGCGAGCCGGCGGCGCGCGAGACGCAGGCCAAGGACTCGGCAGGGCCCGACGTCGGGGCGTACGCGCGGGTGGGGGTGGAGAACGCGGGCGTGGATGCCGTGGCGGCGTACGAGAACGTCGATGGGCCCGCAGGCACCGACGAGTACGCGCGCGTGGAGGCGTACCGGCCGCACAACTCGCGACCCCAGCAGGCCACGACGACCTACGAACCGCCGCTGCGGGCCCGGCTCGACGCGCTGCGTGAGCTCGTCGGGCTGTCCCGCACCCGGCTCGACGGCGGGACGCTCGCCGAGGCCGGGCGGGTTCTCGACCAGGCCGCGGCACGGCGCGGGCTCTCCGACCGGCACACGGTCGTCGCGCTCGCCGGGGCGACGGGCAGCGGGAAGTCGACGCTGTTCAATGCCCTTGCGGGGGTGGCGATTTCGGACACCGGGGTGCGGCGGCCGACCACCGCGGCCCCGCTGGCCTGCAGCTGGTCCGACGGAGCGGCGCCGCTGCTCGACCGGCTCGGCATTCCCGGGAGGCTGCGCCGAAGGCCGCTGCAGGGTCCGGAGCGCAATGAGCAGCTGCAGGGCCTGGTGCTGATCGACCTGCCCGACCACGACTCGGCGGCGGTCGAGCACCGTGAGCACGTGGATCGCATGCTCACCCTGGTGGACGCCGTGATCTGGGTCGTGGACCCGGAGAAGTACGCCGATGCCGTCCTCCACGAGCGGTATCTGCGGCCCATGGCCGGGCATGCCGAAGTCACCTTCGTGGTGCTCAACCAGACCGACCGGCTGCCCGGTGACGCCGCCGATCTGGTGCTCGACGATCTGCGTCGCCTCCTCGACGAGGACGGCATCGCCCTCGGGGAGCACGGCGAGCCGGGTGCGACCGTGCGAGCGCTGTCCGCGCTCACCGGGGAAGGGGTGGGCGAACTGCGCGAGGCGCTGGGCCAGTTCGTGGCCGAGCGCGGCGCGGCGGCCCGCCGGATCTCCGCCGACCTGGACGCCGCGGCCGCCCATCTGCGTACCGTCTACGCGGCCGGGCAGCGGGTCGGGCTCAGCGAGCGGGCCCGCGAGGAGTTCGCCGACCGGCTCGCCGAGGCGGTGGGTGCCACGGCCGCCGGGCAGGCGGCGGAGCGCGCCTGGCTGCGAGGCGCGGGCAAGGCGTGCGGGACGCCGTGGCTGCGGCTGTGGCGCTGGTACGAGGCCCAGCGTTCGCCCGGAGTGGCGAGGGCGGCCACCTCGTCGCCGCTCGACGAGGAGGCCACGGCCCGGCAGCGGGTCGAGCAGGCCGTACGCACCGTCGGCCGGGAGGCCGCGGCCGGGCTGCCGGTCCCCTGGGCGCAAGCCGTACGGGACGCGGCGGCGCGCGGCGGTGAAGGGCTGCCCGAGGCGCTGGACGAGCTGGCGGTGACCGTCGGGGCGCCCGTGCGGCGCCCGCCGCGGCCCGGCTGGTGGCCGGCGGCGGTGCTGGCGCAGGCGGTCATGACGCTGCTCCAAGTGGTGGGTGGCATTTGGCTGTTGGGCCAGGTCATCGGCGTCTTCGAGCCCAATCTCGGGACGCCGGTGCTGCTCATGATCGCGGGGATCGTGGGCGGGCCGTGCGTGGAGTGGGCCTGTCGGATGGCGGCGCGGGGGCCGGCGCGGCGGTACGGGCTCGAGGCCGAGCGGAGACTGCGGGACGCGGCGGGCGGGTGCGGGCGGGCCCGGGTGCTCGATCCGGTGGCCGCCGAGCTGCTGCGGTACCGCGAAGTGCGTGAGCAGTACGTGAAGGTGACGGGGCTGGCGGGGTCGGTGGGCGGTGCGGGGGTGATGGGGTCCGCGAGGGTGACGGCGTTGTCCACAACCGGCCGGTAG
- a CDS encoding single-stranded DNA-binding protein — protein MNDTLVTVVGNVATAPVFREAASGPMARFRLAVTPRHYDRNTQEWKNGQTNFFTVWCWRGLAVNVGASVSLGDPVVVQGRLKVRTEDRGGQHWTSADIEALSMGHDLARGTSAFRRAKWGGDASLAERQEQVTRSAMESEGLPEPQFERPPRGGEEEPPEGGLEQGDAPESMPEPTPEAVPDSVREPEPAF, from the coding sequence ATGAACGACACGCTGGTCACGGTGGTGGGGAATGTGGCGACGGCGCCGGTGTTCCGGGAGGCGGCGAGTGGGCCGATGGCACGCTTCCGACTCGCGGTGACACCACGTCACTACGACCGCAACACACAGGAGTGGAAGAACGGCCAGACCAACTTCTTCACGGTCTGGTGCTGGCGCGGGCTCGCCGTGAATGTGGGGGCGTCCGTGTCGCTGGGCGACCCGGTGGTGGTGCAGGGGCGGTTGAAGGTGCGGACGGAGGACCGGGGCGGTCAGCACTGGACCTCGGCGGACATCGAGGCGCTCTCGATGGGACACGATCTGGCGCGCGGTACGTCGGCCTTCCGGCGGGCGAAGTGGGGTGGGGACGCCTCTCTGGCGGAGCGTCAGGAGCAGGTGACGCGTTCGGCGATGGAGTCCGAAGGGCTGCCGGAGCCCCAGTTCGAACGGCCGCCGCGCGGGGGTGAGGAAGAGCCTCCCGAAGGGGGCCTCGAGCAGGGGGACGCACCGGAGTCGATGCCGGAACCCACACCGGAGGCGGTGCCGGATTCGGTGCGTGAGCCCGAGCCGGCGTTCTGA
- a CDS encoding Cys-Gln thioester bond-forming surface protein, with protein sequence MSSVCPSFSVRHRVVARLAVTALVSGIVAVGAIAGAGSAAADEAPQQQGGATATLGGLKTYDEAVIRKDGAEQHIPAGLFEMAVDDGGTLQTYCIDIHNPTQKDAKYQETPWSATSLNSNKQAGKIRWILQHSYPQVNDLAALAKKAGAGSLSEKTAAAGTQVAIWRYSDGAAVEAVDPQAEKLADYLEKSAENLAEPKPSLTLDPPAVSGHAGEKLGPVTVHTDADGVTVAPPVDPAVRGVKVVGKDGKPVTSAKDGSRLYFDIPKDAADGSAALTVQGSTTVPVGRAFVSETKSQTQILAGSSQSTVSATATANWAKKGAIPALSAQKNCAKGGVDITAGNEGDEAFTFELMGLKHTIEAGKSKTVTIPLQEDQAYDFTITGPNGFEKRFKGVFDCKTAGAAGGDSGEPSAAPSPASAGGTGTDGPDLAETGSSNATPMIAGIAVVLVVVGGAAVFLLRKKKNEAGE encoded by the coding sequence GTGTCTTCAGTGTGTCCTTCGTTCTCTGTTCGTCATCGGGTCGTTGCCCGCCTAGCCGTCACGGCACTGGTGTCGGGCATCGTCGCGGTCGGCGCGATAGCCGGCGCTGGTTCGGCCGCCGCCGATGAGGCCCCGCAGCAGCAGGGTGGCGCGACCGCCACGCTGGGCGGGCTGAAGACGTACGACGAGGCGGTCATCCGCAAGGACGGCGCCGAGCAGCACATCCCCGCAGGCCTCTTCGAGATGGCCGTGGATGACGGCGGCACCCTGCAGACGTACTGCATAGACATCCACAACCCGACGCAGAAGGACGCGAAGTACCAGGAGACCCCCTGGAGCGCGACCTCGCTGAACAGCAACAAGCAGGCGGGCAAGATCCGTTGGATCCTGCAGCACTCCTACCCGCAGGTGAACGACCTCGCCGCGCTCGCGAAGAAGGCCGGGGCCGGCAGCCTGAGTGAGAAGACCGCCGCCGCGGGCACCCAGGTGGCCATCTGGCGCTACTCGGACGGCGCGGCCGTGGAAGCGGTCGACCCGCAGGCCGAGAAGCTCGCCGACTACCTAGAGAAGAGCGCCGAGAACCTGGCGGAGCCGAAGCCCTCGCTGACCCTCGACCCGCCCGCGGTCTCCGGTCACGCGGGCGAGAAGCTCGGCCCGGTCACCGTGCACACCGATGCGGACGGCGTGACCGTCGCCCCGCCCGTGGATCCCGCGGTGCGCGGTGTGAAGGTCGTCGGCAAGGACGGCAAGCCGGTCACCTCGGCGAAGGACGGCAGCCGGCTGTACTTCGACATTCCCAAGGACGCGGCGGACGGCTCGGCCGCGCTGACCGTCCAGGGCTCCACCACCGTGCCGGTCGGTCGGGCCTTCGTCTCCGAGACCAAGAGCCAGACGCAGATCCTCGCGGGCTCCAGCCAGTCCACCGTGTCCGCCACCGCGACCGCCAACTGGGCCAAGAAGGGCGCGATACCCGCGCTGTCCGCGCAGAAGAACTGCGCCAAGGGCGGTGTGGACATCACGGCGGGCAACGAGGGCGACGAGGCGTTCACCTTCGAGCTGATGGGCCTCAAGCACACCATCGAGGCCGGCAAGTCGAAGACGGTCACCATCCCGCTCCAGGAGGACCAGGCCTACGACTTCACCATCACGGGGCCGAACGGCTTCGAGAAGAGGTTCAAGGGCGTCTTCGACTGCAAGACGGCGGGTGCCGCGGGCGGCGACTCCGGCGAGCCGTCGGCAGCGCCCAGTCCGGCCTCGGCCGGCGGCACGGGCACGGACGGCCCGGACCTCGCCGAGACGGGCAGCTCCAACGCGACGCCGATGATCGCGGGCATAGCGGTCGTGCTGGTCGTGGTCGGTGGCGCGGCGGTGTTCCTGCTCCGCAAGAAGAAGAACGAGGCCGGGGAGTAG